The genomic segment TTCTTAAATTCAATAACATTTTCAAGGGTCAGAAATTTCTGAACATTCCTAAAAACAACCTGTCTTCTTTTGATTTTGGGCGCAGTCAGTGAGCAGTGCCGGCAAAACGCTCCTCTTCCTATTGGCTGAGAGAGAGTGGGTAAAAACCAACTGTGTAAGGGAAAGAGGTGCACCAGTCACAGGGATTGTTTTCTTTAGTGGCAGACTTTTTAGGCTCGCTTCTCActtgttgttctttttaaatttggctgTGTAGCAGGATGAAATGCAGCACCTGCTACACAGGTGTTGGCAATCCAGGGGATTGAAAAGGGGTGTGGTGGAGCCAATTAAAGGCAGAGTTGCTTTGTGCTTGCACACTGCACTCTGACGAGGGGACGCCGCACTGTGCTACAGGTTCCAGGCCCAGTCAGTGGTGCACCTGAAACCTGGTGTATGGACCTGTAGCACCAGGATCCCCTCTCCACTGCACCCGGAGAGCATGTGATTTGGCAGGACAGACGGGTCAGACCGTGAGCCCCTGCTGCTTTGCCTGGTTTGCCTTGCTTGGTGTCACGCCGCCTTGCTTGGCTTAGCTCTTGGTCAACTGATTTTATAATAGTTTTTAATCGTTTGCTCGGTTATGATTGATCTTGACTGGCCTCCACTTGGNNNNNNNNNNNNNNNNNNNNNNNNNNNNNNNNNNNNNNNNNNNNNNNNNNNNNNNNNNNNNNNNNNNNNNNNNNNNNNNNNNNNNNNNNNNNNNNNNNNNNNNNNNNNNNNNNNNNNNNNNNNNNNNNNNNNNNNNNNNNNNNNNNNNNNNNNNNNNNNNNNNNNNNNNNNNNNNNNNNNNNNNNNNNNNNNNNNNNNNNNNNNNNNNNNNNNNNNNNNNNNNNNNNNNNNNNNNNNNNNNNNNNNNNNNNNNNNNNNNNNNNNNNNNNNNNNNNNNNNNNNNNNNNNNNNNNNNNNNNNNNNNNNNNNNNNNNNNNNNNNNNNNNNNNNNNNNNNNNNNNNNNNNNNNNNNNNNNNNNNNNNNNNNNNNNNNNNNNNNNNNNNNNNNNNNNNNNNNNNNNNNNNNNNNNNNNNNNNNNNNNNNNNNNNNNNNNNNNNNNNNNNNNNNNNNNNNNNNNNNNNNNNNNNNNNNNNNNNNNNNNNNNNNNNNNNNNNNNNNNNNNNNNNNNNNNNNNNNNNNNNNNNNNNNNNNNNNNNNNNNNNNNNNNNNNNNNNNNNNNNNNNNNNNNNNNNNNNNNNNNNNNNNNNNNNNNNNNNNNNNNNNNNNNNNNNNNNNNNNNNNNNNNNNNNNNNNNNNNNNNNNNNNNNNNNNNNNNNNNNNNNNNNNNNNNNNNNNNNNNNNNNNNNNNNNNNNNNNNNNNNNNNNNNNNNNNNNNNNNNNNNNNNNNNNNNNNNNNNNNNNNNNNNNNNNNNNNNNNNNNNNNNNNNNNNNNNNNNNNNNNNNNNNNNNNNNNNNNNNNNNNNNNNNNNNNNNNNNNNNNNNNNNNNNNNNNNNNNNNNNNNNNNNNNNNNNNNNNNNNNNNNNNNNNNNNNNNNNNNNNNNNNNNNNNNNNNNNNNNNNNNNNNNNNNNNNNNNNNNNNNNNNNNNNNNNNNNNNNNNNNNNNNNNNNNNNNNNNNNNNNNNNNNNNNNNNNNNNNNNNNNNNNNNNNNNNNNNNNNNNNNNNNNNNNNNNNNNNNNNNNNNNNNNNNNNNNNNNNNNNNNNNNNNNNNNNNNNNNNNNNNNNNNNNNNNNNNNNNNNNNNNNNNNNNNNNNNNNNNNNNNNNNNNNNNNNNNNNNNNNNNNNNNNNNNNNNNNNNNNNNNNNNNNNNNNNNNNNNNNNNNNNNNNNNNNNNNNNNNNNNNNNNNNNNNNNNNNNNNNNNNNNNNNNNNNNNNNNNNNNNNNNNNNNNNNNNNNNNNNNNNNNNNNNNNNNNNNNNNNNNNNNNNNNNNNNNNNNNNNNNNNNNNNNNNNNNNNNNNNNNNNNNNNNNNNNNNNNNNNNNNNNNNNNNNNNNNNNNNNNNNNNNNNNNNNNNNNNNNNNNNNNNNNNNNNNNNNNNNNNNNNNNNNNNNNNNNNNNNNNNNNNNNNNNNNNNNNNNNNNNNNNNNNNNNNNNNNNNNNNNNNNNNNNNNNNNNNNNNNNNNNNNNNNNNNNNNNNNNNNNNNNNNNNNNNNNNNNNNNNNNNNNNNNNNNNNNNNNNNNNNNNNNNNNNNNNNNNNNNNNNNNNNNNNNNNNNNNNNNNNNNNNNNNNNNNNNNNNNNNNNNNNNNNNNNNNNNNNNNNNNNNNNNNNNNNNNNNNNNNNNNNNNNNNNNNNNNNNNNNNNNNNNNNNNNNNNNNNNNNNNNNNNNNNNNNNNNNNNNNNNNNNNNNNNNNNNNNNNNNNNNNNNNNNNNNNNNNNNNNNNNNNNNNNNNNNNNNNNNNNNNNNNNNNNNNNNNNNNNNNNNNNNNNNNNNNNNNNNNNNNNNNNNNNNNNNNNNNNNNNNNNNNNNNNNNNNNNNNNNNNNNNNNNNNNNNNNNNNNNNNNNNNNNNNNNNNNNNNNNNNNNNNNNNNNNNNNNNNNNNNNNNNNNNNNNNNNNNNNNNNNNNNNNNNNNNNNNNNNNNNNNNNNNNNNNNNNNNNNNNNNNNNNNNNNNNNNNNNNNNNNNNNNNNNNNNNNNNNNNNNNNNNNNNNNNNNNNNNNNNNNNNNNNNNNNNNNNNNNNNNNNNNNNNNNNNNNNNNNNNNNNNNNNNNNNNNNNNNNNNNNNNNNNNNNNNNNNNNNNNNNNNNNNNNNNNNNNNNNNNNNNNNNNNNNNNNNNNNNNNNNNNNNNNNNNNNNNNNNNNNNNNNNNNNNNNNNNNNNNNNNNNNNNNNNNNNNNNNNNNNNNNNNNNNNNNNNNNNNNNNNNNNNNNNNNNNNNNNNNNNNNNNNNNNNNNNNNNNNNNNNNNNNNNNNNNNNNNNNNNNNNNNNNNNNNNNNNNNNNNNNNNNNNNNNNNNNNNNNNNNNNNNNNNNNNNNNNNNNNNNNNNNNNNNNNNNNNNNNNNNNNNNNNNNNNNNNNNNNNNNNNNNNNNNNNNNNNNNNNNNNNNNNNNNNNNNNNNNNNNNNNNNNNNNNNNNNNNNNNNNNNNNNNNNNNNNNNNNNNNNNNNNNNNNNNNNNNNNNNNNNNNNNNNNNNNNNNNNNNNNNNNNNNNNNNNNNNNNNNNNNNNNNNNNNNNNNNNNNNNNNNNNNNNNNNNNNNNNNNNNNNNNNNNNNNNNNNNNNNNNNNNNNNNNNNNNNNNNNNNNNNNNNNNNNNNNNNNNNNNNNNNNNNNNNNNNNNNNNNNNNNNNNNNNNNNNNNNNNNNNNNNNNNNNNNNNNNNNNNNNNNNNNNNNNNNNNNNNNNNNNNNNNNNNNNNNNNNNNNNNNNNNNNNNNNNNNNNNNNNNNNNNNNNNNNNNNNNNNNNNNNNNNNNNNNNNNNNNNNNNNNNNNNNNNNNNNNNNNNNNNNNNNNNNNNNNNNNNNNNNNNNNNNNNNNNNNNNNNNNNNNNNNNNNNNNNNNNNNNNNNNNNNNNNNNNNNNNNNNNNNNNNNNNNNNNNNNNNNNNNNNNNNNNNNNNNNNNNNNNNNNNNNNNNNNNNNNNNNNNNNNNNNNNNNNNNNNNNNNNNNNNNNNNNNNNNNNNNNNNNNNNNNNNNNNNNNNNNNNNNNNNNNNNNNNNNNNNNNNNNNNNNNNNNNNNNNNNNNNNNNNNNNNNNNNNNNNNNNNNNNNNNNNNNNNNNNNNNNNNNNNNNNNNNNNNNNNNNNNNNNNNNNNNNNNNNNNNNNNNNNNNNNNNNNNNNNNNNNNNNNNNNNNNNNNNNNNNNNNNNNNNNNNNNNNNNNNNNNNNNNNNNNNNNNNNNNNNNNNNNNNNNNNNNNNNNNNNNNNNNNNNNNNNNNNNNNNNNNNNNNNNNNNNNNNNNNNNNNNNNNNNNNNNNNNNNNNNNNNNNNNNNNNNNNNNNNNNNNNNNNNNNNNNNNNNNNNNNNNNNNNNNNNNNNNNNNNNNNNNNNNNNNNNNNNNNNNNNNNNNNNNNNNNNNNNNNNNNNNNNNNNNNNNNNNNNNNNNNNNNNNNNNNNNNNNNNNNNNNNNNNNNNNNNNNNNNNNNNNNNNNNNNNNNNNNNNNNNNNNNNNNNNNNNNNNNNNNNNNNNNNNNNNNNNNNNNNNNNNNNNNNNNNNNNNNNNNNNNNNNNNNNNNNNNNNNNNNNNNNNNNNNNNNNNNNNNNNNNNNNNNNNNNNNNNNNNNNNNNNNNNNNNNNNNNNNNNNNNNNNNNNNNNNNNNNNNNNNNTAATTAACCTGGGAAGCCGTAGCCTTGCCGCGCCCCCCCTGCAATACTTCTGCGCCCCCCCTAGGGGGCGCGCCCCCCAGTTTGGGAACCACTGGTCTAGGGCAAATGtgtatttaatgttatttttaaagtttggtcATCATACATTACTCAAAACAATAGACATGtctgatacattttcaaaaaaatgtacaaaccaAGTCTGTAATTGTTAAAGATTTAATaatgaaatatcaaaatatCAAGCATTGGACTGAAACACTTCAAAATTGAACAATCAGAAGCTGCACATCACAGCAGGAAGCAGAAACATGACGAAGAAAACCTGTTTCAGCTTCCTCACCTGTTTGAGGTCACgctttaagaagaaaatattacgtttttttttctcacacagTCCACCTAGGATGGTTGGGACTCGTAAGTGTGTTGTCcgtctatcttttttttttcattttttctcttccttctccccttctttttttgcctttctGCTCTTGGGAAGTCGCCGTTTTCCTTCAAAAACGGGTTGAGCAGGTGGGGTGCTCGAGGCGGGAATTTCCTGCATTtctgataaaaatacaaaaaaagaaagattggGGTTATTACTATTTTATCTTCCGATGCAGAGACACAAGAAGGTAATGAGCCTTCACTTAACATGCAGAAATAGATAAAATCACaatattatgtcatttttttttgcaaaaatagaatatttcaaaatatcctctcagtaaataaaaaatagcatttttgacaACAAACAAGAGTAATCCTAAAATCTGAAACCACAAAGATTATCTTATGAAGTGAACAGCAAACCTTTTACTTTGACATTATACTTAAAgctctgtttaaatgtttagttttgttttttgagtaaaattgtgctttttcaaaaaaaaaaaaaacaactttgggTCTGTTAAAAGTAATAAAGCATCTACACTATAATTAAACCATGTATCAATTTAGATGACAAATGGTCCAAAGTGTGTATAAATGTAAAGCTTAAATTTGAAGTGTAAGTTTTTGCATATAGTATATTgacttttctttgcaaaaataaaataatttgagccACAAACTACTTAATATGAGCATTACAGTTAAATAAAGAAGATAAAGATAATGAATGAATCAGTGACTTACTTTGAGCTTTTCCCTTTCTCTCCTCTTGCCTGCGTTGAATTTCCTCCAACGTGTCGTAGTGGTTTATGTATGGCACGTGGACAAAAACCCCTTCGGACATTCTAGGTTTCGTACAGGCCTGAGGACAAACagcaaaaagatgaaagaatATTNNNNNNNNNNNNNNNNNNNNNNNNNNACAAAAATACAGGAAGTAACTGGTGTTTGGGATTACATTCCAACATATGTCTTACCAATATCCCATTGTCAAAAACATTGATTAGGTGGGCGGAGTAAATAAAGTGAACCCATTTCATTCCTCCAGAATGCTGTCACAGACTCCAGAGATTACCTGTCCAGTGTGAAGATGTCTAATTCACTGAGTATAGAGTTTAAGCAGACATCTCAAACTAGCATTTATTCGGTGTATTAAACGAAAAAAGTGTGAGTGACTTGCCTATGAAGACAAGCAAGAGCCCCACTACGACCTGTAGGGTCATAGACAGAGCCAGCAGCACAATTAGGGGGATGTAGAAGCGGTACTGTGGTCCCACATACAGGAGGGTCTTCAGCTGGGACGAGTTAGCCATCAACAGAGCAATGTCCAGCATGCTCTGAGCGGCACTCTTCTTTGTGGCATACATGTTATAGTCCATGCGGCGAAGTGATGTGGCCTGTGAAAGCAGATCAGAGGTCAATGGGAGACAAGAACAtcttaagtttttaacatgcatgtgtggaatttttcttatgaaagagaaaaaatgtaataataaataattttgtttttgcatttctaagaAGGTCtcattttaaatctgtcaatcaaactgtcttggacagactctgtctgaatgaatgatcttctttccatcaacagctctgctgcacatgcactaaaccctcatctgttcctagcgtgtctagttcaggttctggagaagagaagatggtatcttcacattgactgcagtcatttggaggaagttctgtccatgaagatcttcacttcctcgtcccaacTGACATACGGCTCAAAACGATACAAGCTGGACATTACCAATTTagcttgatgtttttatgtggcATTGGTGAAGATTATGcaagcgagacacagagctatcataatcaaaCAGGGGGGTTTAGGCTGCTcggctcagctccaaaagccacgccccctcagaggagattttggaaacacaggcttcagatcaacatgaaaaatggctttttaagacattttggcagtgggattttgattaaaaacttcataatcataattaattcactactgggaatgtttttaaaataaaaaaaaattgtcatgggggagaGGTGATTCATCCGTGTCAAATGACTGGTAATTAAAAGTACTGTCTCTCACATTGGTGAGAGTAAAAANgtaaaaaaactgaaaaaaataaataaataaaaattaaaaaaaaaattgcagactttaaaaaaatggggacTGGTAAGTAAAAGTACTCTCTCTCACATTGGTGAgagtaaaaataatgttatttgaAGCGTTAAGATGATAAATAAAACCATAGATAAAATGTCTCAACAAAGCTTGGAGAGAAATAACTCTTGGACCAACAAACACACTCCTTGCCTTGCACCATTGTGGCTGTTTTAATATAAGTCTTAGGGCATCATTATAGGGAACCTGCAGCCGCTTCCTGACTTAAGAAAAccaaaagactttaaaattttgactaaaatacctaaaaaaaaaataaataaaaaaataaaaaaaaacttgcaaagtTTGAGATTCTTACATGGCCAAAGTGTCCCTTCTCGGAGCAGTTGTGGCAGTAAACAGAAGACCGGCTCTTATCCTCTGCTTGCTTGGCTACTGGGGGGCCATTTTTGGtctaaagacacaaaaaaaggggttaattagattttttttttatatagataaaAAGTAGAAAGAAACAAAGAGGTTTATTCTAGCATTCCTCCTCTCTCCTGTCACCATTTCAATGCTCCCCATTGAGAAGGATGGATGTTGATAGAATGAGGTGATTACAAAGGTGTGATTCTAGACCTGTAATGAGCATCTATGataagggtgtg from the Oryzias melastigma strain HK-1 linkage group LG1, ASM292280v2, whole genome shotgun sequence genome contains:
- the LOC118598987 gene encoding ninjurin-1-like, translated to MDYNMYATKKSAAQSMLDIALLMANSSQLKTLLYVGPQYRFYIPLIVLLALSMTLQVVVGLLLVFIGKSLTLFSFNTPNKC